CAATGTGGCAAAGGGATGTGGTCTTCCGCTTTTCAGCCGGCTATTATTACCAGCCACCCTTTTACAAGGAATTGAGAGACCTTGAAGGAAAGCTGAACCCTGACATCAGAGCGCAGAAATCCATCCATTTTGTTGCCGGGTTGGATATAAACTTCCTTGCATGGAGCCGGCCTTTTAAATTTACGACAGAAGCCTATTATAAATACCTTGATGACCTGATCCCCTATATTGTCGATAATGTCAGGATCCGTTACCTGGCTGAAAATATTGCCCATGGTTATGCCACCGGTATCGATCTTAAAATCAACGGGGAATTTATCAAAGGGACCGAATCATGGGCAAGCCTGTCTTTCCTGAAGACCGAGGAAGATATTGAAAATGATTTTTATTACACTTATTATAACGAAAGCGGAGAGAAGATCATTCCTGGTTATACGCCTGACCAGACACCGGTCGATAGCATACGCACGGAACCCGGCTACATTCCCCGGCCATCCGACCAACGGGTCAGTTTTGCCCTTTTCTTCCAGGATTATCTCCCGCTGATCCCCACTTTCAAAGCCCATCTGACCTTGATTTTTGGCACCGGCCTGCCTTTCGGCGCACCCGATTCACCTTTATACGAACATACCTTGCGCTTCCCGCCTTATCGCCGTGTCGACATTGGATTTTCCAAGTTGCTTGTCGGGGAAAAAACGAAATTCAAAGAAAAGAATCCCCTTCGCTATATCGATAATGCCTGGATCAGCTTCGAAGTATTTAACCTGTTCCAGATCAGCAACACGGTTTCTTACATCTGGGTGAAGGATATTAACAACAGGGAATACGCTGTCCCAAATTACCTCACTCCCAGGCAGGTTAACCTTAAACTGATCGTTGAATTTTAATCATCCCCAAATTATTTAACAGTTTTTTAACAATAAATGAATTGACATCTGAACATTTTCATATTACTTTTGTTTCATAGAATGATTCTAAATTAATTTACTGTTTATATAATTATCGTTCTTAAAATTACTGAAGATATGAGTGTTGTTTTCGCTGACCTGCCTTATTCCTTTGAAGCGCTTGAACCTTACATTGATGCGCGTACAATGGAAATCCATTATACCAGGCATCACCGGGCTTACTTCGATAAATTTGTCGCAGCGGTGAAAGATACAGAGTTAGATGGCAAGAACATAGTAGATATCCTCGGCAGCATCAGCAAATATCCGGCAGCAGTGAGAAATAACGGGGGAGGATATTTCAATCATCATTTATTCTGGAACATCATGGGCCCGAATGCCGGCGGTGCACCTTCCGGAAAGCTGGCTGAAGCCATCAACAAGTTCTTTGGAACATTTGATCAGTTTAAAATCGCTTTCAGCGATGCAGCTGCAAACCGCTTTGGAAGCGGCTGGGCCTGGCTATCCGTGAGTGATGACCTTTCCCTTAAGGTCAGTTCTTCACCCAACCAGGACAATCCGTTGATGGATTTGGCGGAGATAAAAGGTAGTCCAATCCTCGGACTTGATGTCTGGGAACATGCTTATTACCTGAAATACCAGAACCGCCGTCCGGAATATATCAGCGCATTCTGGAACGTGGTAAACTGGAAAGCTGTTGAAGAAATGTATACCAAGATTATTTGGTAAAATGATCTTTCATAGATACAGTTGTTTGAGTCTCTTCAAATAACTCTTTTGGTTTGGTTAATAATCGGCAAACAGGTCACGCGCCCGCGTGACCTTTTGCTTTTTATAGAAGTACCAAAGGATTATCCCGTTAAAAAGAAATAATGGACTTCCCGATAATATTCACAGCTTCCAGGACCTGATCTTCATTAATAACCAATGGCGGGGCAAATCTGATAATGTGTTCGTGGGTCGGTTTGGCCAGCAGCCCATTCTCAGCCATTTTCAAGCATACATCCCAGGCTGTTTTGCCGTTTTTCGGTTCAACCACGATGGCATTCAGCAGACCTTTACCACGGACCAGCCGGATCATATCCGACTTGATGTTCTTTAATTCTTCCCTGAAGATCATACCCAGGCGGGCTGCATTGTCCGCCAGTTTTTCGTCACGGATCACTTCAAGGGCCGTAATGGCCACGCGGGCCGCAACCGGGTTTCCCCCGAAGGTCGAGCCGTGCTGTCCCGGTTTAATGCACATCATGATCTCATTATCAGCCAATACGGCCGAAACCGGGTAAACACCTCCCGAGAGGGCTTTCCCTAATATGAGCATATCCGGCCGGACCTGCTCATGATCGCAGGCAAGAAGTTTGCCGGTCCGGGCAATACCGGTCTGAACCTCATCGGCAATAAATAGCACATTCTTAGCCTTGCATAATCCGAATGCTTTGGCGAGGTAACCTTCGTCAGGAACAAATACTCCTGCCTCCCCCTGGATAGGTTCAACCAGGAAACCTGCAATATTGGGCTCCTCCAAAGCCTTAGCCAGGGCACCTAAATCATTATAAGGTATGGTCACAAACCCAGGAGTATAAGGCCCAAACCCACCCCGGGCATCAGGATCGGTCGACATGGAAATGATAGTGATGGTCCTTCCGTGAAAATTACCCTCACAAACGATGATTTTAGCTTTATGTTCAGGGATGCCTTTCTTATCATAAGCCCATTTTCGGCAAAGCTTAAGGGCTGTTTCAACTGCTTCAGCGCCCGTATTCATCGGTAAAACTTTATCATAACCAAAAAATCCGGTCACGAACTTTTCATACAAACCAAGGACATCACAATAAAATGCACGGGATGTCAGGGTGAGCGTCCGGGCCTGATCAATCATGGTCTGTACAATCCGGGGGTGGCAATGACCCTGGTTCACAGCCGAATAAGCCGAAAGAAAGTCAAAATATTTCTTTCCTTCCACATCCCATACATAAACACCTTCTCCTCTCGCCAATACAACAGGCAACGGGTGGTAATTATGCGCACCATACCTATCTTCCAGCTCCATAGCTTTTTTAGAGGTCATCACATCGATCATTGTCATAAACGAGAATATTAATTTGAAACTTGAAATTTGAAATTTGTTTTGCAAAGTTAGGATTTTAGGGAGGAACAAAAAAATCCGTAGTAAAATATATGTTAAATGCTTTCAGAAAAAATGCCGGAAAGGGAGCAGCAACCATTCAATAAACTTTTGGAAACGCGGCCGGTGAAGCCATATTTCAAAATTAAATGGTTCACTTTGGCTGATTGTCTCCTCAATATGGCGGCTCAATTGCCGGATAATAGTTTCTTCCCAGCCAACCAGCACAATTTCATGCATATAGCGGAATGAACGGTAATCAAAATTCGGAGATCCGATAGCGAATATTTCATTATCAACCAGCATAGCTTTGGAATGGAGATTTGCCGGCAGGTAGTAACAAAACTTCAATCCTTCCTGGTGCAAAGGGCCAAGATAATGGTTACGAAGGATATCTATCAGCATCACATCGGAATGCCTGGGCACGATCACGGTCACGTCAACACCCCGTTTACAGGCATCCATCAGTGCTTTCCGCAGAAAATAGCCGGGCAGGAAATAGGGGGTTTCGATGAGTATCTGCCGGTCGGCATTCTTTATCATCTGAATGAATCGTTTGTTGATCCTTTTTTTTGCGATAGAGGGCACATCCCTGATAATTTCATAATTCCCGTGCCGGATTAACCTGATGTAAGAATTCTTTTCGAAGAAGTACTTGTTATAAAGTTTGAAATCCAGGTTAAAGACTTTCTTAAAAGAAACCGCCAGATCTCCCTCCAGGCGAAGCATCAATTCCCTCCACGAGAGGCTGTAGGCAGTAATATTAGCCGAACCGATCCAACTGATCTTATCATCGATAACCAGTATTTTTCGATGATTTCGGCGGTGATTTTTAGTGAAGTAATCAATAACAAACTTGATTTTTGTAAAAAAACGGACTTCTCCTCCCAGGTCTGTGAGCTTCTGAAAATAAGTATCCGCCACGGCCGCTCCCCATGAATCGATGAGCAGCTTCACCTCTACCCCTTCTTTTGCCTTTCGGGTCAAAGCTTCCCTGAATCGGTCACCGATTTCATCATTGTAAAATTTATACACCTCGAAGTAAATATATTTCCTGGCCCTGGAAATATCTTCGAGCATAGTATCATAATACTGCGCTGGGATATTGAACAACCGGTATGGTAATCCAGCTAAATCCATTGCTTGCTTTTTTACAAAGATAATAAGATGACGTGCATTTTAAGTAAAATCAAATGATACATAGAAAAAACTTACCATCCCCCATTGCTTTCCCTCCTTTATTGTTGTATCTTTAGCCTTCCCATTTCATGAAAAAAATTTTCAGATTATATCTCATTCAGCATGGAATGGATTTACCAACATAGCATTTCCGTAGAGAGAGAGAGAGAGAGATTCTAAGCTCCCATTTCTTACTTTTCAATATATTTTCTTTAAAGAAAACTTACTGCGTCTATCCAGTCTTTCGTACAAGTCGTATCCAATCTTTTTTATTAACCTTCAAAAACCAATTTATTATGAAAAGAATGAATTTTTTTGTTGTTCTGGCATTTTTATGCCTTGCCATCTGGGTAAAACCAAGAGAGGTCTTATCCCAACCATTAACGGATTCTACTGTCAATTTCTACACTCTTTCTGCCTATTATAACCATTATTACGATTCACTTATTCAGCTACGAGGTGCTGAAAACATGTAAGGAACCGGCTATAAAGACTATCTCCGGTGGAAATGGTTTTATACCAGCCGTCATGGTGTTGATGGTGATCTTGGTGCGATGTGGGAATCAATAGCTGACTATTATAATAATTTTCAGGAACCTGAAAATTACAGTGACGAATCAGATTGGCAATTCATGGGACCGCTTGGTATACCTAAAAAATATAGTGGAGCTCCCAGCCAAAATTCTGGTAAAGGTATGATGCTTTCCCTCTGGGTAAGTACAGGTGACCATTCCTTGATTTATGCGGGAAGTCATCATGGAGGATTATGGAAAACCACAGATGGTGGGGATAACTGGTATCCGCTTCATGATAATGATGATAAGATTCATGGAGTGAACAGTATTGCTGTAAATCCCTTAAATCCTGATATTATTTATATTTCATGTAACACTTCATTGGGAAACTTTTCGAGTTGGAATGAAGGTTTGTTTAAATCAATTGATGGAGGAAATACATGGGAACAACTTACTTTGCCTGTTACTTATCCTGTATCCGACTATAAAACAAATATGAGAAAAGTTGTTTTAGACCCTAATGATCCAAATAATATTTTTTTAATAACATATCAAGATGTATATCGGTCGACAGACCAAGGGAATATTTGGACAACAGTCTTTCATAGAGAATATACACAATGGGGTGATGAATCTCAATGGGGGTTGTTTGACTTTAAGATAATTCCATGGAACCAAAGTGTAGGTTACTTGGCTGGAAGCGAAATATTTAAAATTGAAAATCCAATTGCAGGCTTTACCGAGAACAATATATCCAATGAAATTTTTTTTGCAGGATTAAATTCTGCTGACTACATAAGATGTGTCCCAGATAGAACTGAGATTAGTATTCATAGGAATTATCCTGATAAAGTTTATTTCTGTTATTGGGCTCAATATATTCCAAACGATGGTGTTTCATTTTATAGATTAAGAGTGGTTAGCTATGATAATATTTCACAACATTATGAAGTGGTATATGAAGGTGATAATGATGTTAATGAGCTCGTTGCTAACAAAAATAAGCTGGAATTTGCTGTTTCTCCTTCAAATGAGCATATTTTCTACATTGGAGGAATTTATATTGGATTGATTGATACTGAAAATGATAGAGTAGATTTTATAGCACCAGGTATCGTAGGTGATGCATTAGATTGCTGGGTCCACGTGGATATTAGAGATATGCAACTTTTTAGCCATAATGGACGTGACACCATTTATTTAGCTAACGATGCCGGGATTAGTTGGGGAACTTTAGTTGAACCTGGTATGGGTGGCCAAGGGTGTGAATGGCAGTGGCATCACCCATTTAGCTCTATAGAAAATGGTTTAAATGTGACTGAATTCTATGGTATAGGTTTATATGATAAGGAACAGGATTTGGTGGCAGGAGGTTGTCAAGACTTGAGCGACATGATATTCAATAATGATTCGTGGATCAATTTCGGCATTGGAGATGGAAGTGAAATAATTTGGGATTCTGAAGACCGTAATATATTTTATTTTAGTGAATGGCAATCTGGAGGTTTATTCAGAACAAACGATATGGGTGCCACTTTGCGACCAATTGACGTTTTGGGTGCAACAAGTCCTATCATTCCAATGAAACTTGATCCTATATACAATTCCATTTTATATTCCGGCAAGTTTGAATTAATCAAATATTCAGGAGTAAATGATTTTAGTGAAAATAATCAAATAACTATAGAAACCTTAGATTCATTTGCTCCTGACTCATTGTCAGCTATTGAAGTTGTTCCGGCATCTGGTACACGGAAATTCTATGTTTCAACACTTAAAACGTACAGTTATGAGAATCCTCCTCCACCTTTACCCGAGAACTATGCCGGATTTATATTCAGATTTAAATATGCTGGTGAAGTGTTGGAATTTAAAGATATCAGTAGCAATCTTGACGGTTGTTATAACGGTTTTGTTTCTGATATTGAAGTCGATCCGGGCCATATTTCTCATATCTGGGTTTCATTTGGTGTATACACCAAAGGTAGCCAACACGAAAATAAAGTTTTCTATTCAGAAAACAGTGGGGATACCTGGGAGCCGTGGTCAGAAGGATTACCACTTGGTATGCCGGTTTATAAAATCAAATACGTCAAACAAGACTCTCACTATTTTCTATTTGCACTAACTGATGTGGGTATTTTTAAAAGCACTGATGAGGATCATACATGGTATCGTTATAGTAATAATCTTCCTGCAAAAATCGTCACTGATTTAGAAATAAATCCGAAATATAATACCATTGTTGCAGCGACTTATGGCCGGGGTCTTTGGAAATCACCTCTTTTGTGCCATTACAATAGTGCAGCATTAGAAATCAATGATGACATAACCTGGGAAGATGACATCATTCTTGACAGGAGTGTGATCATTCCTTCAGGTAAAAATCTTATTATTAAAAATTGCAGGGTTCACCTACCTTCTGAAGCCAAGATTGTCGTGGAAAGAGGCGGAACATTGGTGCTGGATAATTGTACTCTTACCAGTGCATGTAACGATCTGTGGTGGGGGGTTGAAGTACAAGGGGATTCACGTTACCCGCAAACCGGCAATTATCAAGGGAAAGTTATTATGCAAAATTATGCAGTCATTGAAAAAGCAAGAAAAGCAATATTTTGTGGCAGAAATATAGAATATGATAATCCCGATAGGGTATATACAGGAGGAATAGTGGACGCAACAGACGCTCGGTTTTTTAATAATCGATATGGAGTGATGTTCTGGTACTATCCATTTAGCAATATTAGCACCTTTACCCGTTGCAAATTTCAAACCACAGAAAATCTTGCGGATGATTCCTCACCTGAATACTTTATGACCCTTGTCCAAGTCGATGGAATCCAAATCAAAGGTTGCGATTTTGAATTTTCTAACGATAAAGAGCCTGATTATAAAAAACATGGAAGGGGAATATTTTCAATAGATGCGGGATATACAGTACTTGATTATGAAAGTTTGAAAGTAACTTCCTTCAGAAATCTATATTATGCTGTTTTTGCATTAAGAGCTTTTACCGATCCAGTTCTAACAATCCAT
The nucleotide sequence above comes from Bacteroidales bacterium. Encoded proteins:
- a CDS encoding superoxide dismutase; its protein translation is MSVVFADLPYSFEALEPYIDARTMEIHYTRHHRAYFDKFVAAVKDTELDGKNIVDILGSISKYPAAVRNNGGGYFNHHLFWNIMGPNAGGAPSGKLAEAINKFFGTFDQFKIAFSDAAANRFGSGWAWLSVSDDLSLKVSSSPNQDNPLMDLAEIKGSPILGLDVWEHAYYLKYQNRRPEYISAFWNVVNWKAVEEMYTKIIW
- the rocD gene encoding ornithine--oxo-acid transaminase, with product MIDVMTSKKAMELEDRYGAHNYHPLPVVLARGEGVYVWDVEGKKYFDFLSAYSAVNQGHCHPRIVQTMIDQARTLTLTSRAFYCDVLGLYEKFVTGFFGYDKVLPMNTGAEAVETALKLCRKWAYDKKGIPEHKAKIIVCEGNFHGRTITIISMSTDPDARGGFGPYTPGFVTIPYNDLGALAKALEEPNIAGFLVEPIQGEAGVFVPDEGYLAKAFGLCKAKNVLFIADEVQTGIARTGKLLACDHEQVRPDMLILGKALSGGVYPVSAVLADNEIMMCIKPGQHGSTFGGNPVAARVAITALEVIRDEKLADNAARLGMIFREELKNIKSDMIRLVRGKGLLNAIVVEPKNGKTAWDVCLKMAENGLLAKPTHEHIIRFAPPLVINEDQVLEAVNIIGKSIISF
- a CDS encoding T9SS type A sorting domain-containing protein → MWESIADYYNNFQEPENYSDESDWQFMGPLGIPKKYSGAPSQNSGKGMMLSLWVSTGDHSLIYAGSHHGGLWKTTDGGDNWYPLHDNDDKIHGVNSIAVNPLNPDIIYISCNTSLGNFSSWNEGLFKSIDGGNTWEQLTLPVTYPVSDYKTNMRKVVLDPNDPNNIFLITYQDVYRSTDQGNIWTTVFHREYTQWGDESQWGLFDFKIIPWNQSVGYLAGSEIFKIENPIAGFTENNISNEIFFAGLNSADYIRCVPDRTEISIHRNYPDKVYFCYWAQYIPNDGVSFYRLRVVSYDNISQHYEVVYEGDNDVNELVANKNKLEFAVSPSNEHIFYIGGIYIGLIDTENDRVDFIAPGIVGDALDCWVHVDIRDMQLFSHNGRDTIYLANDAGISWGTLVEPGMGGQGCEWQWHHPFSSIENGLNVTEFYGIGLYDKEQDLVAGGCQDLSDMIFNNDSWINFGIGDGSEIIWDSEDRNIFYFSEWQSGGLFRTNDMGATLRPIDVLGATSPIIPMKLDPIYNSILYSGKFELIKYSGVNDFSENNQITIETLDSFAPDSLSAIEVVPASGTRKFYVSTLKTYSYENPPPPLPENYAGFIFRFKYAGEVLEFKDISSNLDGCYNGFVSDIEVDPGHISHIWVSFGVYTKGSQHENKVFYSENSGDTWEPWSEGLPLGMPVYKIKYVKQDSHYFLFALTDVGIFKSTDEDHTWYRYSNNLPAKIVTDLEINPKYNTIVAATYGRGLWKSPLLCHYNSAALEINDDITWEDDIILDRSVIIPSGKNLIIKNCRVHLPSEAKIVVERGGTLVLDNCTLTSACNDLWWGVEVQGDSRYPQTGNYQGKVIMQNYAVIEKARKAIFCGRNIEYDNPDRVYTGGIVDATDARFFNNRYGVMFWYYPFSNISTFTRCKFQTTENLADDSSPEYFMTLVQVDGIQIKGCDFEFSNDKEPDYKKHGRGIFSIDAGYTVLDYESLKVTSFRNLYYAVFALRAFTDPVLTIHNSSFEENITGVYARGIQNLSLYSNHFFIYIDKLPIGTQAYGGVYLDNCSGYLIQDNYFEGDPNPFGWNDIGITINNSGESNNLINNNTFNQLHIGTLAQNINRGKDAQQGLKFKCNVYSKNDFDIAVTGSQGCTECGISLWQGAPDEPTGNLFSLSGIYTYSDIHNEGAYLNYYHHAKDDLHPPNPWVPSYISPNIFRINLFGNPWNESYCDSNFPQGMTKSQIKSLYISFSDITDSLKNSLDQLIDGGSTEDLTMEIDFSQPEEALELQQELLSNSPFLSDTILIKSAQKEDVLPSVLVKEIMVANPQSAKSEKVMEALADRENPIPVYMIEEIMQGRDTIAQKEILEAEYSNADLQKEIALNRLISIFREDTMNTRMDSIVHLLQNHPTPSAKYRLTMTYLEMNDTLSAINTFDAIPQQFELTSSQTLIYDHWDEYIGIIIAAQKDSLTLSELDSMQIEKLDDLAQFEDQPGCLARNVLHFLKIIEVNPYYILPGDSLKAIPDVASVIPTGIRNNEHYFKLYPNPADNYLIAEYDMNGISGNGVLNIYDSSGKLKFRTDLQSNSHDEIINTKDWLCGIYLFNFISDGQYKQSGKVLIAK
- a CDS encoding phosphatidylserine/phosphatidylglycerophosphate/cardiolipin synthase family protein encodes the protein MDLAGLPYRLFNIPAQYYDTMLEDISRARKYIYFEVYKFYNDEIGDRFREALTRKAKEGVEVKLLIDSWGAAVADTYFQKLTDLGGEVRFFTKIKFVIDYFTKNHRRNHRKILVIDDKISWIGSANITAYSLSWRELMLRLEGDLAVSFKKVFNLDFKLYNKYFFEKNSYIRLIRHGNYEIIRDVPSIAKKRINKRFIQMIKNADRQILIETPYFLPGYFLRKALMDACKRGVDVTVIVPRHSDVMLIDILRNHYLGPLHQEGLKFCYYLPANLHSKAMLVDNEIFAIGSPNFDYRSFRYMHEIVLVGWEETIIRQLSRHIEETISQSEPFNFEIWLHRPRFQKFIEWLLLPFRHFF